A DNA window from Phyllostomus discolor isolate MPI-MPIP mPhyDis1 chromosome X, mPhyDis1.pri.v3, whole genome shotgun sequence contains the following coding sequences:
- the ZIC3 gene encoding zinc finger protein ZIC 3 isoform X2: MTMLLDGGPQFPGLGVGSFGAPRHHEMPNREPAGMGLSPFGDSPHAAAAAAAAAAFKLSPAAAHDLSSGQSSAFTPQGSGYANALGHHHHHHHHHHHHHTSQVPSYGGAASAAFNSTRDFLFRQRGSGLSEAASGGGQHALFAGSASSLHAPAGIPEPPSYLLFPGLHEQSAGHPSPTGHVDNNQVHLGLRGELFGRADPYRTVASPRTDPYTTGAQFPNYSPMNMNMGVNVAAHHGPGAFFRYMRQPIKQELSCKWIDETQLSRPKKSCDRTFSTMHELVTHVTMEHVGGPEQNNHVCYWEECPREGKSFKAKYKLVNHIRVHTGEKPFPCPFPGCGKIFARSENLKIHKRTHTGEKPFKCEFEGCDRRFANSSDRKKHMHVHTSDKPYICKVCDKSYTHPSSLRKHMKCCPAWYPGQSLIPDEELDTDVGLQQPDLCNTTYAKCRVNAEPTVQEMIYR; the protein is encoded by the exons ATGACGATGCTCCTGGATGGAGGTCCACAGTTCCCCGGGCTCGGAGTGGGCAGCTTCGGCGCGCCGCGCCACCACGAAATGCCCAACCGCGAGCCGGCGGGCATGGGGCTGAGTCCCTTCGGGGACTCGCcccacgccgccgccgccgccgccgccgccgctgccttCAAGCTGAGCCCAGCCGCAGCTCACGATCTATCTTCTGGCCAGAGCTCTGCGTTCACGCCGCAGGGTTCGGGTTACGCAAATGCCCTgggccatcaccaccaccaccaccatcatcaccatcatcaccatacCAGCCAGGTGCCCAGCTACGGCGGTGCCGCCTCCGCCGCCTTCAATTCCACGCGCGACTTTCTGTTCCGCCAGCGTGGCTCCGGGCTCAGCGAGGCAGCCTCAGGTGGCGGGCAGCACGCGCTGTTCGCGGGTTCGGCGAGCAGTCTCCACGCTCCAGCTGGTATTCCCGAACCCCCAAGTTATCTACTCTTCCCCGGGCTGCATGAGCAGAGCGCCGGGCACCCGTCACCTACAGGGCACGTGGACAACAACCAGGTCCACCTGGGTCTTCGCGGGGAGCTGTTTGGACGTGCAGATCCATACCGCACGGTGGCCAGCCCGCGCACGGATCCCTACACGACGGGCGCACAGTTTCCAAACTACAGCCCGATGAACATGAACATGGGCGTGAACGTGGCGGCCCACCACGGACCTGGCGCCTTCTTCCGTTATATGCGGCAGCCCATCAAGCAGGAGCTGTCGTGCAAGTGGATCGACGAGACTCAGCTAAGCCGACCCAAGAAGAGCTGCGACCGGACCTTCAGCACCATGCATGAGTTGGTGACACACGTCACTATGGAGCATGTGGGGGGCCCGGAACAGAACAACCACGTCTGCTACTGGGAGGAGTGCCCCCGCGAGGGAAAGTCATTCAAGGCGAAGTACAAACTGGTCAACCACATTCGAGTGCACACAGGCGAAAAGCCCTTCCCATGTCCCTTCCCGGGCTGCGGGAAGATCTTTGCCCGCTCCGAAAACCTCAAGATCCACAAGAGGACCCACACAG GTGAGAAACCTTTCAAATGTGAATTTGAAGGCTGTGACAGGCGCTTTGCCAACAGCAGCGACCGCAAGAAGCACATGCACGTGCATACCTCGGACAAGCCCTATATCTGCAAAGTGTGTGACAAGTCCTACACTCACCCGAGCTCTCTGCGCAAGCACATGAAG tgttGTCCTGCTTGGTATCCGGGACAGTCTCTAATTCCTGACGAAGAACTTGATACTGACGTTGGTTTGCAGCAGCCAGACCTCTGTAACACTACCTATGCTAAATGCAGGGTTAATGCCGAACCTACTGTGCAAGAAATGATTTACCGATGA
- the ZIC3 gene encoding zinc finger protein ZIC 3 isoform X3: MTMLLDGGPQFPGLGVGSFGAPRHHEMPNREPAGMGLSPFGDSPHAAAAAAAAAAFKLSPAAAHDLSSGQSSAFTPQGSGYANALGHHHHHHHHHHHHHTSQVPSYGGAASAAFNSTRDFLFRQRGSGLSEAASGGGQHALFAGSASSLHAPAGIPEPPSYLLFPGLHEQSAGHPSPTGHVDNNQVHLGLRGELFGRADPYRTVASPRTDPYTTGAQFPNYSPMNMNMGVNVAAHHGPGAFFRYMRQPIKQELSCKWIDETQLSRPKKSCDRTFSTMHELVTHVTMEHVGGPEQNNHVCYWEECPREGKSFKAKYKLVNHIRVHTGEKPFPCPFPGCGKIFARSENLKIHKRTHTGEKPFKCEFEGCDRRFANSSDRKKHMHVHTSDKPYICKVCDKSYTHPSSLRKHMKCTKNTALEQEFGICI; this comes from the exons ATGACGATGCTCCTGGATGGAGGTCCACAGTTCCCCGGGCTCGGAGTGGGCAGCTTCGGCGCGCCGCGCCACCACGAAATGCCCAACCGCGAGCCGGCGGGCATGGGGCTGAGTCCCTTCGGGGACTCGCcccacgccgccgccgccgccgccgccgccgctgccttCAAGCTGAGCCCAGCCGCAGCTCACGATCTATCTTCTGGCCAGAGCTCTGCGTTCACGCCGCAGGGTTCGGGTTACGCAAATGCCCTgggccatcaccaccaccaccaccatcatcaccatcatcaccatacCAGCCAGGTGCCCAGCTACGGCGGTGCCGCCTCCGCCGCCTTCAATTCCACGCGCGACTTTCTGTTCCGCCAGCGTGGCTCCGGGCTCAGCGAGGCAGCCTCAGGTGGCGGGCAGCACGCGCTGTTCGCGGGTTCGGCGAGCAGTCTCCACGCTCCAGCTGGTATTCCCGAACCCCCAAGTTATCTACTCTTCCCCGGGCTGCATGAGCAGAGCGCCGGGCACCCGTCACCTACAGGGCACGTGGACAACAACCAGGTCCACCTGGGTCTTCGCGGGGAGCTGTTTGGACGTGCAGATCCATACCGCACGGTGGCCAGCCCGCGCACGGATCCCTACACGACGGGCGCACAGTTTCCAAACTACAGCCCGATGAACATGAACATGGGCGTGAACGTGGCGGCCCACCACGGACCTGGCGCCTTCTTCCGTTATATGCGGCAGCCCATCAAGCAGGAGCTGTCGTGCAAGTGGATCGACGAGACTCAGCTAAGCCGACCCAAGAAGAGCTGCGACCGGACCTTCAGCACCATGCATGAGTTGGTGACACACGTCACTATGGAGCATGTGGGGGGCCCGGAACAGAACAACCACGTCTGCTACTGGGAGGAGTGCCCCCGCGAGGGAAAGTCATTCAAGGCGAAGTACAAACTGGTCAACCACATTCGAGTGCACACAGGCGAAAAGCCCTTCCCATGTCCCTTCCCGGGCTGCGGGAAGATCTTTGCCCGCTCCGAAAACCTCAAGATCCACAAGAGGACCCACACAG GTGAGAAACCTTTCAAATGTGAATTTGAAGGCTGTGACAGGCGCTTTGCCAACAGCAGCGACCGCAAGAAGCACATGCACGTGCATACCTCGGACAAGCCCTATATCTGCAAAGTGTGTGACAAGTCCTACACTCACCCGAGCTCTCTGCGCAAGCACATGAAG TGCACAAAGAATACGGCTTTGGAGCAAGAATTTGGAATATGCATTTAA
- the ZIC3 gene encoding zinc finger protein ZIC 3 isoform X1, translating to MTMLLDGGPQFPGLGVGSFGAPRHHEMPNREPAGMGLSPFGDSPHAAAAAAAAAAFKLSPAAAHDLSSGQSSAFTPQGSGYANALGHHHHHHHHHHHHHTSQVPSYGGAASAAFNSTRDFLFRQRGSGLSEAASGGGQHALFAGSASSLHAPAGIPEPPSYLLFPGLHEQSAGHPSPTGHVDNNQVHLGLRGELFGRADPYRTVASPRTDPYTTGAQFPNYSPMNMNMGVNVAAHHGPGAFFRYMRQPIKQELSCKWIDETQLSRPKKSCDRTFSTMHELVTHVTMEHVGGPEQNNHVCYWEECPREGKSFKAKYKLVNHIRVHTGEKPFPCPFPGCGKIFARSENLKIHKRTHTGEKPFKCEFEGCDRRFANSSDRKKHMHVHTSDKPYICKVCDKSYTHPSSLRKHMKVHESQGSDSSPAASSGYESSTPPAIASANSKDTTKTPSAVQTSTSHNPGLPPNFNEWYV from the exons ATGACGATGCTCCTGGATGGAGGTCCACAGTTCCCCGGGCTCGGAGTGGGCAGCTTCGGCGCGCCGCGCCACCACGAAATGCCCAACCGCGAGCCGGCGGGCATGGGGCTGAGTCCCTTCGGGGACTCGCcccacgccgccgccgccgccgccgccgccgctgccttCAAGCTGAGCCCAGCCGCAGCTCACGATCTATCTTCTGGCCAGAGCTCTGCGTTCACGCCGCAGGGTTCGGGTTACGCAAATGCCCTgggccatcaccaccaccaccaccatcatcaccatcatcaccatacCAGCCAGGTGCCCAGCTACGGCGGTGCCGCCTCCGCCGCCTTCAATTCCACGCGCGACTTTCTGTTCCGCCAGCGTGGCTCCGGGCTCAGCGAGGCAGCCTCAGGTGGCGGGCAGCACGCGCTGTTCGCGGGTTCGGCGAGCAGTCTCCACGCTCCAGCTGGTATTCCCGAACCCCCAAGTTATCTACTCTTCCCCGGGCTGCATGAGCAGAGCGCCGGGCACCCGTCACCTACAGGGCACGTGGACAACAACCAGGTCCACCTGGGTCTTCGCGGGGAGCTGTTTGGACGTGCAGATCCATACCGCACGGTGGCCAGCCCGCGCACGGATCCCTACACGACGGGCGCACAGTTTCCAAACTACAGCCCGATGAACATGAACATGGGCGTGAACGTGGCGGCCCACCACGGACCTGGCGCCTTCTTCCGTTATATGCGGCAGCCCATCAAGCAGGAGCTGTCGTGCAAGTGGATCGACGAGACTCAGCTAAGCCGACCCAAGAAGAGCTGCGACCGGACCTTCAGCACCATGCATGAGTTGGTGACACACGTCACTATGGAGCATGTGGGGGGCCCGGAACAGAACAACCACGTCTGCTACTGGGAGGAGTGCCCCCGCGAGGGAAAGTCATTCAAGGCGAAGTACAAACTGGTCAACCACATTCGAGTGCACACAGGCGAAAAGCCCTTCCCATGTCCCTTCCCGGGCTGCGGGAAGATCTTTGCCCGCTCCGAAAACCTCAAGATCCACAAGAGGACCCACACAG GTGAGAAACCTTTCAAATGTGAATTTGAAGGCTGTGACAGGCGCTTTGCCAACAGCAGCGACCGCAAGAAGCACATGCACGTGCATACCTCGGACAAGCCCTATATCTGCAAAGTGTGTGACAAGTCCTACACTCACCCGAGCTCTCTGCGCAAGCACATGAAG GTTCATGAATCTCAAGGGTCAGATTCCTCCCCTGCTGCCAGTTCAGGCTATGAATCTTCCACTCCACCCGCTATAGCTTCTGCAAACAGTAAAGATACCACTAAAACCCCTTCTGCAGTTCAAACTAGCACCAGCCACAACCCTGGACTTCCTCCCAATTTTAACGAATGGTACGTCTGA